Within Amycolatopsis sp. FDAARGOS 1241, the genomic segment TCTTCGGTGAACACCGGGGCGCTTTCGAAGCGGACTTGCGGGCACTTCTCGCCAATTCGAGCCCGTCCGGAAAGTTCGCTGAGCAGATGTGCGGGATCGCGGTTGATGTCTGGTACCCGTGAAATCCGCCAAGGTTGTCACACCAACGAGTGATTCCGCGGGTCGTCGCCTGGAAGTACCCGGCAATGCGGCCGCGCGGCCGCCGGGATCCCCCCTCCCGCGCCGAAAGCGCTCGTGCCGGCCGCAACCCGCTGACCACGGTGAATACGCGAAAAGAGCCTCATTTCCCTAGTCCCCCTATTGGGTCCGGGGCCGGACTCCCTATCGCCGGGACCCGGAACCCCCGGGGTGGCCCCCGATGGCCGCCGAACGGGCTAGCCCTATCTTCATTCCGAGCCAACGGCCTCGCTCCGAGATGCCGAATCATCTGTACACAGGAGACTACGAACTATGGACGCGGTGCAGAACCTGCACGAATTCGCCATGACGCTGCTGAGCGACCCGCAGGCCGCGGCCGCCTACGCCGCCAACCCGCAGGGCCTGCTCGACACGGCGGGCCTGGCCGACGTTTCGCCGGCGGATGTGCAGGACATCATGCCGCTGCTGGCCGACACGGCCCCGCTGGCCGCCGCCCCGAGCCTGCCGGTCTTCGGCAACGTGCTCGAGCACGCGGCCGCCGAGCGCGCCGACCTGCCCAACCCGACCGGCATCGTGAGCGACCTGCCGAACCTGAGCGGCGTCTTCGAGGCCGTCAGCGACGTCGCCGACGAGACCGGCCTCAACACCGCCGCCCACGAAGTGCTGGGCACCGCCTCCGGTGTCGTCGACGGTGTCGCCGGCGCGGTCAACGGTGTCCCGGTCGCGGGCCCGGTCGTGGCCGCCGGCGCGATCGACCTCGAGAACACCGTCGCCGCGGTGGGCGACCACCTGTGGGACGGCAAGCTCGTCGGTGCCGCGGTCGACGCCACCACCAACCACCTGGGCGACGCCCTCATGCCGCAGGCCGCCGTGGCCGCGGTCAACACCGTCCCGGTCGTCGGTGGCCCGGTCTCCGGCCTGGTCGAGGACGTCCGCGAGACGGGTGCCGGCCTGCTCGGCCACGTCAACGAGGCCATCGGCTCCACCCCGGTGGGCCTGCACGGCGACGAGCGCGCCGACTTCGGTGCCGCGGGCGACCTGTCCGGCACGCTGGACAACGCCGTCCACGCGGTTCCCGCCGCCGCGGCTCTGCCCGCCCTCCCGGCGGTTCCGGCTGTGCCGGCCGTGCCCGCGGTCCCGGCGCTGCCGGACGCACCGCACGCCGTCGGCTCCGTGACCCACACCCTGTCGGCCGCCGTGCCGCAGGTCCCGGTCGCGGGCGGGGCCGTGCACCACGTGCTCGACACCGTCGGCCACGCCGACACCGCGGGCATCCAGCACACCCCGATCGCCGACGTCGCGGACGCGACCCACTCGGGCTCGCTGCTGAGCGGCGTCGAGTCCCACGCGCAGGACCTGACCCACGGTCTCGACCTGCACGCCGCGGGCGACGCGCTCGGCGGGCACGACCTGCCGCTGCACTGAAGCACCTGCTGACGGAAAAGCTGGCCCGGACCACCTTGGTCCGGGCCAGTTTTTTGTTGCTGTTTTTCACGAAGCTGCGTGCGTGCGCCGGTAGTGGCGCGCGACCCGCGCGCGGTTTCCGCAGATGTTGCCGGTGCACCACTGCCGCCGCTTTGTCTCGGCGACGAACAGCATCGAGCACGCGGGGTTCGCGCACCGGCGCAGTTTCTCCAGCTGCGCGGGGGAGGACAGCAGCGCGATCGCCTCGTCCGCGATCGCGGCGAGCGCCGCGTTGCCCCCGTGCTCGGTGTGCCAGCGGGTGGTGGCCGTGAGCGTGCCGCCGGTGTCGCGGGTCAGCCGCGAGCTGCGGGGCACGGCGGAGGCGAACGCGTTGAGGTCCTCCACCGAAACGGCTTGCGGCGCCCGGTCTGCCAGGTGTGCCACGAGCAGGTCGCGGATCGCCGCGCGCAGCCGGCGTGCCGCCGCCGGGGCCGGGAGGTCCGCCTCCGGCAGCCGGGGCAGCTGCAGCCGCCACCACTTCTCGTACTGCTCCGCCGGTTCGAACAGGTCCACGGCGGGGTCCACTGCCGTCATCACCGTGTCGGCCAGGTCCAGCGCCACGAGCGGCTCGCCGCCCATCGGGAACCCCGCTGCCTGCACGTCCTCGAGGTTCGGTCCGCCGGTCATGGCCCCACGATATCCGTCACACCCCGCGGGGGTGGTCATGGTGCTGTTAGTAACCCATACTGAGGTTACTAACGAGTAGGAGGTGCCATGAGCCCGTGGTCGAGGGTCGGTGCGGCGGTGCTCGCGGTCGGCTGGGGTGCGAACCAGTTCTCGCCGCTGCTGATCGTCTACCGCGACCAGGAGCACCTCTCGCCGACGGTCGTCACGGCGATCTTCGGTGCCTACGTGGTCGGGCTGATCCCGGCGCTGCTGCTGGGCGCGCGGTTCTCCGACCGCTTCGGACGGCGGCGGATCATGCGGCCAGTGCTGGTGCTTTCGGCGGTCGCGTCGCTGATCCTGCTCCTCGGCGCGGGATCGATCTGGCTGCTGGCCCTCGGCCGGCTCGTCGCGGGTGTCGCTTCGGGCGCTGCGTTCGGGCCGGGCAGCGCGTGGATCAAGGAGCTCTCGACGGACGCGGGTCCGGGCGCCGGCGCTCGCCGGGCGGCGATCTCGCTGTCCGCCGGGTTCGGCAGCGGACCGCTGGTCGCGGGCGCGCTCGCGCAGTGGCTCCCGGCTCCGGCCGTGGTGCCGTACGTCGTGCACATCGTGGTGACGGTGGTGGTGGGGGTGCTCGCCTGGCACGTGCCGGAAACCGTGACCGGCGCCGGGAAACCCGGTGCGCGGCAACGGGCGCTGAAGCACGCGCTGACGAGCCGGGAGTTCCTGCGCCGGATCGTGCCGAGCGCGCCGCTCGTGTTCGCGGTCGCGACCACGAGCTTCGCGGTGCTGCCCGCGTTGCTGCCGGTGCCGGTCGCCCCCGTCGCGAGCAGCGGCGCCATCGCGGGGCTCACGCTGGGCAGCGGGCTGCTCGTGCAGCCGGTGGCCCGCGCGCTGGAACGGCGGCGCAGCCCGTTCGTGCTCTCGTGTGGCCTCGCCTTGACCGTGCTCGGGTTCCTGCTCGCCGCGTTGTCGACGGCGCTCGGCCAGGCGTTGCTGACGCTGCCCGCGGCCGTCGTGCTGGGCGCGGCCTACGGCATGTTGCTGGTGGGCGGGCTCAGCCGGGTCGAGGCACTCGCGGAGCCCTCCGACCTGGCCGGGGTGACGGCCGTGTTCTACTGCCTGGCCTACCTCGGTTTCGCGGCGCCGTACCTGTTCGCCGCGGTCGACGTGGTGGTGCCGGCGCCCGCCGCGTTCGTGGTGGCCGCCGCGGTGGCCGCGGTCCTGATCGCCGTGACCGCGCCCGTGCGCCGGCTGTCCGGGAGGATCTCGTGAACCAGCCTCGCACCCGCGTCACGGCCCAGCTGCGGCAATTGCGGTTCGACGCCGGCGCGCGCTCCCTCGACCTGGTGGCCACGGTCGGTCGCCGGCCGAGCGTGCACATCGAACGCCTCGAAGACGTGAGCCGGCTGGAAACCTGGGCCGAGGGTGTCGGCTTGCCGCTGCTGCCCGGTGAGGCGACCGCGGCCGCTCTCGCAGACGTGGTTCGCCTGCGGGAGGCGGTGTTCGCCGTGGTGACAGCGGTTCTCGACGACGCGCCCGTGCCCGCCGAAGCGGCGGCGCTCGTCACGGAGTACGCCGCCATCGAGCTCGCTGCACCACAGCTGGAGCTGACGCGCGACGGTCACCTCGTGCCCGGCCCGCGCCGGCGCACCGCGCGCGAACTGCTGGCCACAACGGCGCGCGACGCGATCGACCTCGTCACGGACCCGGCTCGGCGGGATCGCTTGCGCGCGTGCGATTCTCCGTTGTGCCGCATGCTCTTCCTCGACGTCCCGGGCGGCCGGCCGCGGCGGTGGTGCTCGATGCAGCGGTGCGGCAACAACAGCAAGGCGGCTGCGTTCCGGGAACGCGACCGCCGCTCGTAGCCGATCAGCCGGTCACGCCGTCACGTGCGGGTTGTGCGGTGACGGCACCACACCCGACGAGTGCAGCGCCAGGCCCTTCTGCGAGACCATCTGGGCCGGGTGGAAACGCACGCGGCGGCCGGTCGCGTCGTCCTCGCCGGCGGTACCCTGGGTGACCCACTCCAGCGTGGCCGTGCCGGTGAGCTGGAGCGCGGAGCCGGTGGTGAAGTCGACGAACAGCAGCGAAGCTTCGGGGTCGCTCGCGATGTTGCCGAGGCTGTTGAACATGTTGTTGCCGGCGTAGTCCGGCCACCACAGGTCGGCGCCGTCGACGCGGACGAAGCCGGGTTCCCCACCCTTGTGCGAGGTGTCGGCACCGCGGGTGGGGTGGGTCGTGCCGAGGAGGAACGTGTCCGCGTGGCGGATGAGTTCGCGGTGCGCGGCGGTCAGCGCGTCGGAACGCTCGACGTCGACTGTTCGCCGCCCGGGATCGATCGCCAGCCGGCGCTGCTGGATGTAGGACGGGCAGTTGCCGTACGCCTGCTCGACGTCGACCAGGAACCCGCCCTCGCCGACGGCCACGACGGTCCCGTTCACGCGCAACCGCCGCCGCGTCGCGAATTCGACGGCCAGCAGCCCGGCCGCTTGCCCCGCGGGCAGCTCGTGCAGCGGGTCACCGGCGGCGGGGCGTGTGTGCACGACGAGCGTCGTGTCGAATCCTTCGAGGAACCCGGCGCGGCCCAGCAGCGGGGCCGTCCACAGGGTCCCGTCGGCGGCCCGGGCCGTGACGGCCGCGAACTCGCGCTGCGCCAGGAAACCTCCGGCGCCCCGGCTCAGGTGTGCCGGCGCGAGCATGCCTTCGAGCCGAGCCGCTTCGTACTCGAGCCCGGCCTGGCGCTGCACGCTCAACTCGCCGGGGTGAAACCCGGCCGCGATCGCTTGCTCGGTCATCGTTCCTCCTGCCCGGCTTGCGGGACGTGGGTGCGCCGGTAGTGCCGTGCCACCCGGACGCGGTTGCCGCACACGCTCCCCGCACACCACCGCCGGCGGCGGTTCGTTGCGAGGAAGAGCATCGTGCAGTCGGGGTTCGCGCACCGGCGCAGGCGCGAGAGCCGTCCGGCGTCGCCGAACAGCTCGATCGCCTCCCGCGCCACCGCGGCGAGCGCGACGTTGCCGCCGTGCTCGGTGTGCCAGCGCGTGTGCGCGGCCAGTTCGGCCTCGGGTGACGGTGAGCCGGCTGCCGGCTCCCGCCCGAGCCGGGGACTCGTCGGCACCGAAGCCGCCACCGCGTTGACCTCTTCGACCGACGCCGGGTCCGGGCTGCGGCCGTCGAGATGGGCTTCCAGCAGCTCGCGGATCGCGGCCCGCAAGCGGAGCGTCGGGACCAAGCCCGGCGCAGGTGACGCCGGCAGGCTCGGCAGCTGCAGTCCCCACCACGCCGTGCTGCGCTCAGGCGACGTCAGCAGCTCGCCGTCGCCCGGGGTGGATTCGGCGGCGAGGGTGTCGGCGAGGTCCAGGGCGACGAGCGGCTCGCCGCCCATCGGGAAGCCCGCCCGGTGCATCTCCTCAAGGCCGACCCTATTGTTCATGTGTTGATAGTAACCATTAGTCAAATCGATGTACAACTAGAAATTTGGCACTTGTGTCGAGATATCTAACGGATTTACAGTCTCGGTACACGTTAGCAAGAAAGAAGGCGAGAGACATGGGACTGGCATGGCAGCAGGGACCGCTTTCGACCAGGTCGGTGGGCAGGTTCCTGACCCCGGAGCCGTTGCCCGAGCGGTTGCTCTTCGTGGAGCCGCTGCGCCGGCGGATGCGGGTCCGCTTCGGGGGTGAGTGGCTCGTCGACACCGAGGACGTGCTGCTACTCCACGAGCCGGGTCACTACCCGGTGGCGTTCTTCCCGAAGAGCGCCGTCGCCGACGGGGTGCTGGCAGCGAGCCGGACCACGCAGCACCGCGAACTGGGTGAGACGACCTGGTACACCGTCACCGCCGGCGACGGCCGAACCGAGCGCGCGGCGTGGGAGTACACCGGGCTGCCCGAGTACGCCGACGCGCTCGAGGGCCGCGTCGCGTTCGCGTGGCGGGCGATGGAGGCGTTCTACGAGGAGGACGAGCGCATCGTCGGCCACGCGGCGGACCTCTACCACCGCAACGACATCCGCAAGACCTCGCGCCACCTCGTCGTCCGCGACGGCGAGCGCGTCATCGCCGACACCCACCGTCCGGTCGTGCTGTACGAATCGGGTTTCGCGCCGCGGTGGTACGTGCCGCGCGAGGACATCGACGAGACGGCACTGGCGCACGTCGACACCCAGACGTTCTGCCCGTACAAGGGCATTGCGAGGTACTACGACATCGGCACGCACGCCGGCGCCGCCTGGTCCTACGAGCACGCCTGGACCGAGGTCGAGCGCGTGTCGGGGATGGTCTCGTTCGAACCGGACAAGATCGAGGTCTACCTCGACGGTGAGCGCCTCGCCCTGGAGCCGGGCCAGACCGTGATCGCCCACGGTGTCGACCGCGGGCTCGACACCGACGAAATCCTCAAGCGCGCCTCCGCCTGAAAAACCCCACACAGCGGCAGCGAAGGAGCCATCATGACCAGCCGCGAAGGGCGCAAGGTTCTCGTCGTCGGCCGCGGCAGCGGTACCGCCCGCGCGGTCGCTCTCGGGGCGCGCGCCGCCGGTGCCGAGGTCGTCGTCGCCGGCCACGATGCCGAAGCACTCGAGAAGGCCTACGCCGACGATCCCGGCATCACCGCCGAGCCGGTCGACCTCACCGACGAGCAGAGCGTCGTCGCCCTCGCCGACCGGCTCGGCACCGTCGACCACGTCGTGTCCACCGCGTCGGCGCGTGCCCGCGGCACGGTCGGCGACCTCAAAGCAAGAGACGGTGCTGCTTTCGTTCAGCACCAAGGTCGTCGGCCCGCTGCTGCTTGCGAAGCACCTCGCCCCGCGCATGCCCGCCGACGGCTCGTTCGTCCTGTTCTCCGGTGCCACCGCGCGCAAGCCGGCGATCGGCATGCTCGCCGTCTCGGCCACCAACGGCGCCGTCGACGCGCTCACGAGGGCGCTCGCCGTGGAGCTCGCGCCGATCCGCGTGAACGCCGTTTCGCCGGGCACCATCGACACCGGCGCGTACGACGCGCTGGGCGAGGACAAGAAGGCGGCACTGTTCGCTCGGCGTGCCGAGACCAACCCGGCCCGTCGCATCGGGGCGGCCGAAGACGTGGCACAAGCGGTTCTGTTCGCGCTCACCACCACGTTCCTCACCGGCGCGTCGCTGCCGGTCGACGGCGGCGAACCGCTCGTCTGAGTCTTACCGATCCCGAACGAAGTGCGGAAACCGGCGGAAACCGTGCTTAGGTGGTACCGCCCTTGCTGCAGGAGGTGGACTCATGACCGCGATGGTGCTGTCGGTCAACGTCGGGCTGCCGAAGGAGGTGTCCTGGGAGGGCAGGACTGTCCACACGGGAGTGTGGAAGCGTCCGGTCGGGGGGCCGGCGATGGTGCGGCGGTTGAACATCGACGGTGACGGGCAGGGGGACACGGCCGGTCACGGTGGTGAGCAGCGGGCGGTGTTGGTGTATCAGCTCGGCTCGTACCGGCATTGGGAGAGGTATTTCGGCCGTGGGGGGCTGGAGTACGGGTCGTTCGGGGAGAACTTCACCGTCGAGGGCCTGGCGGATGACGAGGTGTGCATCGGGGATCGTTATCGCATCGGTGAGGCCGAGTTCGAGGTGACGCAGCCGCGGGTGACGTGTTATCGCGTCGGCCTGCGGATGGGGGAGCCGGAGTTGCCGGCGTTGCTGGTGGCCCACCACCGGCCCGGGTTCTACTTCCGGGTGCTGCGCGAAGGCCACGTCTCGGCGGGCGACGAGATCGTCAAGACCCGCACGGGCCCCGGTGCGCTGAGCGTGGCCGACACGGATGCGTTGCTGTACCTGCCGGGCAAGGACCGGGAGAAGCTCAAGGTTGCCGCCGAGATCCCGGCGCTGAGCCCGGGCTGGCGGCAGTCGTTCGAGGATCTGCTGGCCGTGGACGCGGAGTCGGCGGGCCCGGCGTGGGACGGGTTCCGGCGGCTGCGGGTGACCGCGGTGGAGCCCGAAAGCGCCACGGTGTCGTCGGTGTATCTCGAAGCCGCGGACGGCGGTGCGCTGCCTGCGGCGCGCGCGGGCCAGTACCTGACGGTCCGCGTCGCGGGCGCTGCGCAACCGGCGCCGGTGCGCAGCTACTCGCTCTCGTCCGCGCCGGGGCCGGACGGTTACCGGATCAGTGTCAAACGCGAAGGTGTGGCGAGCACGTACCTCACGACACAGGTGCCGGCCGGCGCGGTGCTGGACGTCGCGGCCCCGCGCGGGGACTTCGTGCTCGGCGACGGCACCGGTCCGGTGCTGCTGGTGTCGGCGGGCATCGGCGTCACCCCGGTGCTGGCGATGCTGTACGACCTGGCGGCGCGCGGCAGTGCACGCGAGGTGTGGTGGATCCACGGCGCCCGCGGACCGGAGGAGCACCCGCTCGCCGACGAAGCGAGCGAACTGGTGGCGTCCCTGCGCAACGGATGCTCACACGTGTTCTACAGCCGGGCGACCGAGGCCGAACGCGGGTTGGCCGGCGCCCGGGCGGGCCGGCTGAGCAAGGACGCGCTGGCCGAGCTCGGCGTGCCCGCCGACGCCACCGCCTACGTCTGCGGCCCGGCCGCGTTCATGACCGACATGACCGCCGCGCTGACCTCGGCCGGACTCGACCCGGCGCGGATCCACACCGAACTGTTCGGCGCGCTCGACGCCATCAACCCCGGGCTCGTCGGGCAGACCACCCGCCCACCCCACCCACCGGCCGGGCCGCCCGGCACCGGACCCGTCGTGACCTTCGCCCGCAGCGGCGTCGCCGCCCCCTTCCCCGGCGGCAGCCTGCTCGAATTCGCCGAAGCCTGCGACGTGCCCGCCCGCTGGAGCTGCCGCACCGGCGTCTGCCAGACCTGCCTCACCCCCGTGCTGTCCGGCTCGGTCGACTACGCACCGGCACCACTGGAGCCACCGGCCGCGGGCCAGACCCTGCTGTGCTGCTCCACCCCCCACACCGACCTCGTCCTGGACATGTGAAAGGAAATCCTCCGATGAACTGGGCTCTCGAAGTCCTCACCCTGTCGGTCAGCGATGTCGACAAGGCGCTCGAGTTCTACACCGACCGCGTCGGCTTCACCCTCGACGTCGACTACCAGCCGCGCGACGGCTTCCGCGTCGTCCAGCTCACCCCGCCCGGCTCGGCCTGCTCCATCCAGCTCGGCGCCGGCCTCACCGACGCCGCCCCCGGCTCGGCGCGCGCCACCTATCTCGCCGTCACCGACGCCGAGGCCGCCCACCGCGAGCTGACCTCCCGCGGCGTGGCCCCCGGTCCGCTTCGCCACAAGAAGGACGCCGACACCTGGCAGGGTGACTGGGAACCCGGCCTCGCGCCGGACCGCCGCGACTACGCGAGCGCGTTCGACTTCGCGGACCCGGACGGCAACACGTGGGTCGTGCAGGAGATCGGGTACCGGCCGGCTGCGTAGGGTGCGCGGGGACGAGGTTCTCGTGTCCCGCTGCTGTCCGCCGTCCCGCTCGTCGGGAGCGTCGGTTGATGTTCCGCTCGGCCCGGCGACCAATGCCGACGGTCTGCTGGTGCTGCCCGGCGGCGCGTTCCGGATGGGCACGGACGACGCTGACGGGTTTCCCGATGATCGTGAGGGGCCGGTGCGTGAGGTGACCGTGGAGCCGTTTGCGATCGACGCGTTCGCGGTGACGAACGCGCGCTTCGCGGAGTTCGTGGACGCGACCGGCTACCGAACCGATGCGGAGAAGTTCGGTTGGACGTATGTGTTCGCGAAGTTCGTGCCGTCGGCGTTGCGCAAGGGGGCGCCGCGGCCGCAGCAGACGCCGTGGTGGATCGGTGTTTCGGGCGCGTACTGGCGGGCGCCGGAGGGGCCGGGCAGCGACGTTTCGCTGCGGCAGGACCACCCCGTGGTCCACGTGTCCTGGACCGACGCGCTCGCTTATTGCGCCTGGGCCGGGCGTCGGCTGCCGAGTGAGGCCGAGTGGGAGTACGCCGCGCGCGGTGGGCTGGACCAGGCCCGGTTCCCGTGGGGTGACGAGCTGACGCCGGGCGGGGAGCACCGGTGCAACATCTGGCAGGGCCGCTTCCCGGTGCACAACACGGAAGAGGACGGCCACGTCGGCACCGCCCCGGTGGATGCGTTCCAGCCCAATGGGTTCGGTCTCTACAACGTGTCGGGCAACGTGTGGGAGTGGTGCGCCGACTGGTTCGGCACCGGCAACCGCTCGATGCGCGGCGGCTCGTACCTGTGCCACGAGTCCTACTGCAACCGCTACCGCGTCGCCGCCCGCACCGGCAACACCCCGGACAGCTCCAGCGGCAACACCGGCTTCCGCACCGCCGCCGACATCTGACAGTGACAATGGGTGCGGGGTCATCCGCCCGAGTTGATCCGTTGTCTGACCGACCTTGGTGTCTTTGCTGAGCTACGTCGCTCGGTGCGGTGGCTCCGCCCGCACGTCACCTGCTGAGCGGCGTGACCTGAGTGGAGCCTGGCTGGAGGCGCCCCGGCAGTGTCTTGTCCGCCCGTTGCGGTGGGTGCCGTGCCACCACCGGATGAGGGAGACGGGGGCCGAGGTGGCGACTGACCGCAGGCGACCACCTCGACCGGCTCCACAGCGACCCCGAATAATCAAACCGTTCGTCGCCCGCGAGATCCGGCACGCCCTCCCGGCTTGAGGATCCAGAGGAGCAACTCAGGCGCCCAGGTACGCCATGACGCCGGCCGGGTCGGGTGCGAAGTGCACGAGCTCGTCGAGCGGGAGCGGCAGGAAACCGTCGTCGTCCATGCGGCGCAGCTGCAGGATCAGCCCGTCGTAGAAGCCTTCGGTGTTGAGCAGCACGATCGGTTTGCGGTGCAGGCCGTGCTTCTTCAGTTCCAGCACCTCGGTGACCTCGTCGAGGGTGCCGAGACCACCGGCCAGCACGACGACCGCTTCCGAACGCGACAGCAGCAACGCCTTGCGCTCGGCCAGGTCCGCCGTGATCACCATCTCGTCGGCGTTCTTCCGGGCCTTGCCCCGGAACAGCTCGACGGAGATCCCGACCAACCGCCCGCCCGTCGCCTGTACCTCGTCGGCGACGACCTTCATCAGGCCCGTGTCCGAGCCACCCCACACCAGCGTGTGCCCGCCCTTGCCGAGCAGCTCCGCGAACTCCCGCGCGGGCCCGGTGTAGCGCTCGTCGAGGTCGGCGGCCGACAGGAAGACGCACACGTTCATGGTCCGCGACTATAGGGTCAGCCGACCCGGTACCGGGCCACCGCGTCGGTGTCCCAGTCGACGCCAGTGCCCGGGTGGTCGGGTGGAGTGGCGCACCCGTCGACGATGGCCAGGGGCTCGCGCAGGATCGGGGCGGCCCAGTCGACGTACTCGAGCCAGTGGGCGGTCGCCGACGCGGCCAGCAGGTGGGCACTGACCTCCGGGTAGAGGTGTGACGACAGCGGGATCCCGTGTGCGTCCGCCAGCGCGGCGGCGTCGCGCCAGCCGGTGACGCCGCCGATGCGGTCGAGGTCCGGCATCACGAGGTCGCACGCGCCGTGGGCCAACGCGGTGGCCATCGCGCGCGGACCTGCCAAGTTCTCGCCGAGCTGCACGGGCGTGTGCACCGCGGCGGTCAGCTGGGCGGCGGCCGCGTAGTCGTCGTGGCGGACGGGTTCTTCGAACCACGCCAGGCCTTCGTGGTCGAGAGCGCGGCAGCGGGCCAGCGCGTCCGGCAAGTCGAGAGCCTGGTTGTAGTCGGCCATCAGCCCGACGTCAGGGGCCAGCGCCGCCCGGACGGCGCGCACGGCGGCCAGGTCGTCCGCCGCGGAGCGGCCGAGGCGCATCTTCACGGCCGGGAAGCCCTCTGCCGCGAGTTCGACCGCTTCCGCAGCCGCCGCGTTCGGGGTGATGAGGCCCAGGCCGTTGCTGTTGTACGCCGGGGTCGGCCGCAGGTCCGCGCCGAGCAGGCGGGCGAGCGGCAGGCCCGCGGCGATCGCCAGCGCGTCCCAGCACGCGGTGTCCACGAGCGACACCACGGCCCCGACCAGCCCGCGCACGCCGAGCAGCTTGAACTTCGCCTCGAGCGCGGACCGCACGGCCGCCGGGGCAGCCGCGACGCCGGCCAGCACACCGTGTGCCTCCCGCACCAGCGCGAGCGCCGCGTGCCCGGCGGATTCGAGGTAGCAGAACAGGTACGCCCGCCCGGTCACGCCGTCGGTGGTGTGCAGGTCGAGCAGCAGCAGCGGCGCATCCGTGACGCGCGCGGCGCTGGTGCCGAGCGGCCGGCGCATCGGCACCTTGACCATCGTGGCCTCGACCGACCTGACGGTGTCACTCATGGCGGCCCTCGGCGTGCACGGCGAGCAGGTCGGTGATCGCGCGGTTGCACGGCGTCGGCACGCCCAGCGCCTTGCCGCGCTCGACGACGTCGCCGCTGAGCCACGTGACCTCGAGCCGGTTGCCGCGTTCGAGGTCGTGGTGCATCGACGAGGTCATGCCCTCGGGCACGCTGTCGGTGAAGGCGAGCCGGTCGTCGGCGTAGTCCTCGGGCAGCGCCACGCCCTGGGCGCGCGCGACCGCGACGACCTCGGCCAGCACGTCGTGCAGGAACGCCCGCGATCGGGGGTTCGCACGGATCGGCCCGATCGGCGTGCGCACCGTGGTCGTGGTGCCCGAAAGGCCGACGAGGAACACGAACTTCTCCCAGATCGTCTGCTCGATCCGGTCGCTGACCTCCACGTCGATGCCACTCTCGGCGCACGCGTCGCGGAACTGCCGCACCCGCGCGGACGGGGTGCCGTCGTACTCGCCGAACACCAGCTTCTGCAGGGAGCCGGTGTGCCTGATGACGCCGGGTTCGGCGATCGTCGCGGCGATGTAGCAGACGCCGCCGATCACGTGCTGCGGGCCGAGTACGCGGCGCAGGATGTCGTCCTTGACCACGCCGTTCTGGAACGACACCACCCCGGTGTCCTCGGTCAGCAGCGGTTTGATCAGCTCGGCCGACGACTCGGTGTCCCACAGCTTCACGCCGAACAGCACGAGGTCCGCGGGCTCGAGCGTCGACGGGTCGTCGGTCACGTCGATAGTGGGCAGGTGGAAGTCGCCGAGCGGGCTCTCCACGCGCAACCCGTTGACGCGCAACGCTTCCAGGTGCTTGCCGCGGGCGATGAAACTCACGTCGTGGCCGCCCTGGGCCAGCCGCGCCCCGAAGTAGCCGCCGACTCCTCCCGTGCCCATCACCACGACCCGCATGCGTCCTCCTTAGTTGAGCGCACGTACAAGTAACGTGCACTGGTTTTCTACCATGTCATGAAGCTGACGTCGATATTCCTGAATATCTGCTCTACAATTTTTTCCGTGGGACGGACACGCACCTTCGACGTCGGCGAAGCACTCGCCGCCGCACTGGACACTTTCTGGGAGCGCGGTTACGAGGCTACGTCGATCCAGGTGCTGTGCCAGGCCATGGACCTGCAGCCCGGCAGTGTGTACGCCGCCTTCGGCAGCAAGCGCGACCTGTTCGTGGCCGCCCTGAAGTCCTACGCGGAGACCGTGTCGGCCGAAGCGGTCGAGCGGATCAACACCGCGGCCAGTGGTGTCGGCGGCCTGCGCGACTACTTCGCGCACCTCGTCGACGCGATGGTCGACGGCCCGCGCCGCTGGGGCTGCCTCGTGACCAACTCACTCGTCGAACTCGCGGAACGCGACCCCGAACTGGCCGGGATGTTCGAGCAGCACCTGGCCAACCTGCGCACCAGCTTCGCGGGCGCGCTCGCGCG encodes:
- a CDS encoding enolase C-terminal domain-like protein; amino-acid sequence: MSDTVRSVEATMVKVPMRRPLGTSAARVTDAPLLLLDLHTTDGVTGRAYLFCYLESAGHAALALVREAHGVLAGVAAAPAAVRSALEAKFKLLGVRGLVGAVVSLVDTACWDALAIAAGLPLARLLGADLRPTPAYNSNGLGLITPNAAAAEAVELAAEGFPAVKMRLGRSAADDLAAVRAVRAALAPDVGLMADYNQALDLPDALARCRALDHEGLAWFEEPVRHDDYAAAAQLTAAVHTPVQLGENLAGPRAMATALAHGACDLVMPDLDRIGGVTGWRDAAALADAHGIPLSSHLYPEVSAHLLAASATAHWLEYVDWAAPILREPLAIVDGCATPPDHPGTGVDWDTDAVARYRVG
- a CDS encoding ketopantoate reductase family protein, translating into MRVVVMGTGGVGGYFGARLAQGGHDVSFIARGKHLEALRVNGLRVESPLGDFHLPTIDVTDDPSTLEPADLVLFGVKLWDTESSAELIKPLLTEDTGVVSFQNGVVKDDILRRVLGPQHVIGGVCYIAATIAEPGVIRHTGSLQKLVFGEYDGTPSARVRQFRDACAESGIDVEVSDRIEQTIWEKFVFLVGLSGTTTTVRTPIGPIRANPRSRAFLHDVLAEVVAVARAQGVALPEDYADDRLAFTDSVPEGMTSSMHHDLERGNRLEVTWLSGDVVERGKALGVPTPCNRAITDLLAVHAEGRHE
- a CDS encoding TetR/AcrR family transcriptional regulator — its product is MGRTRTFDVGEALAAALDTFWERGYEATSIQVLCQAMDLQPGSVYAAFGSKRDLFVAALKSYAETVSAEAVERINTAASGVGGLRDYFAHLVDAMVDGPRRWGCLVTNSLVELAERDPELAGMFEQHLANLRTSFAGALARARAAGELRPGAGPDSAPLLVAVVQGMNVLAKTKPGRPALQAIADTALAGLVSTQD